In the genome of Arachis stenosperma cultivar V10309 chromosome 6, arast.V10309.gnm1.PFL2, whole genome shotgun sequence, the window aaGAACAATTTTCCTTACACAggttatctattttattatttttcaacagTAATACACGATTATCAATTTCTCAGCATCTTTCGAACACAAAAAGTAACCCTTAAAATGGCTGATTATTTTTCATTCTAAACAATTTCTAGTTGAGTTGGTTCATGAGCTTTTTGCTGCAGTTGGTAGCAATTCCACAAAATTCTCAACACTTTCAAAGCCAACTAATAGGTTGTTTCAGACAGCATATCAGCAACTACAACCTCCCAAGTCTCTGCATTAATCTTAACTGGAAAATATTACTCATCTGTTAAGATAAGAAAACAACATATATCCACCCACTTCAAATTATTGGTTCACACTGTGATGAAACTTTTCATTGCTACCTTGGAACCTTTTTTGCTGGGACAATCCACCAAATCGGAACAGAAACAAAGATCACACACAAGATCTAGTCAATGTCTTCCCCACTTACTGCATTAGGTGGACAGTGATGCAAGTTCAGTGATAAGCTCAGTTACACTCTTATCCTCGCTACAAGAACTCTTTACAATAGTTTCCCAGCTCTCCATGTCAGGTTCTACCCTTCTCTTCTCCATCTCTTCTAAAACAAAGCAAGCACCATCAACATTCCCAGAGCTTAACAGCCCAACAACCAAACAACAAAAAGTTTCAGGACGTGGACAATGTCCACTGACCAGCATTGCATTCAAAATACTCAAACCCAACTCAAAATCTCCAACCCTGCACAAACTGTCCACCATCATCCTGTATGTCGCAGCATTCGGCTCGCAACCACCTATCTGCATCTCAACCAACATCTTATAAGCCTCTGCTGTCCTACCTTCCTTGCAAAGATAATTTATCAGTATATTATATGTCACAACATCCGGCTTAATCCTCCTCTTCTTCATCTCATGAAGCACAGACTTTGCCTCCTCAATCCTCCCTCTCCTCCCCAAATCATTCATCAGAACAGAGAAATTAACCAGCCTAGGCTTACACCCACGATACGCCATGTCAAACAACAGCTTCTTGGCTTCATCAAACTTCTCCAAAGAGCACAACCCTTCCATCAAAAGCGCATAAGTCACTGCATTAGCatacttctttttcttgttcatgTCCTCAAGCAAAGCCATGGCATTGTCCAAATCACCCTTTCTACACAAAAACCCAATCAAGCTATTGTAAGTCACAACACTTGGCTGCACCTTCCTCtgaagcatttcatcaaacacatcaCAGGCTTTCCCAAACTCACCTTTTTCCAACCACCCCTTTATCATAACATTGAACGAAACCGTGTTTGGACGAAACCCCATGTCACGTGACCTCAAGAAAACATCATTGGCCTCGTCGAACCGGTCGCTGTCAACCAGAACATTAAGAATCGCGTTGAAAGACTGCAACGTTCGGGCACAATTAAACTTGGGCATTCGATCAAAAAGCTCAGTAGCTTTGTCCGGAAGCTTCGATTTTCCGTAGTGTTGAAAGAGCGCAACGAAGAGGCTCTCTCTGCATTGTATGTTTGTGCGTTGCATGTGATCGAGAACGGTTTCGACGTCATGGAAGCTTCTAGAACGTGCGAGCTTGTAGAGGAGTGCGGCGTAGGAAGGGTAATGGTGCTTGAAACTGCGTTCCTTGTAATCATTAAATAAAGAGAGGGCTTGTTTTGGGTCTTGAACTTGTTTGAGTTCGGCGACAAAAGGAATAACCTTTTTGCGTTTGggtttgtgaagatttgaagaAGAGGTTTTGGATTGAAGGTTGTTTACATGGTGATGGAGAAATCGAGTTGTTGGGTTTCGATTAATCGTTTTTGCTGCTCGGAAGATCATTCATGCAATGGAAACTGCTGAGACAAGCAGCAACGAATGGAAATGGCGACTGGTCTTTGCATCTACAAAAACTTCGAAGTTGgtgaagttaaaaaaaaaaaaaaaaatcgtttAATGAATCACTTGTGAATTAAGGCGATGACGGACTTGATAACAGTTAGGAatttaatagttattttaaaaatttaaaattttttatataaacttTTTACATTTTGAATTTGGATCCTCTCAAATTTGAATTccactttagagagtaaagtatTATCTCTCACCATTAATTTCATAAGTggaaccaaaaataaatataaaaaaaactattcAAAAGTAGAAGATTATATTTTATTCTCTAAAACGAAATTTACAAT includes:
- the LOC130933346 gene encoding pentatricopeptide repeat-containing protein At1g07740, mitochondrial, with the translated sequence MIFRAAKTINRNPTTRFLHHHVNNLQSKTSSSNLHKPKRKKVIPFVAELKQVQDPKQALSLFNDYKERSFKHHYPSYAALLYKLARSRSFHDVETVLDHMQRTNIQCRESLFVALFQHYGKSKLPDKATELFDRMPKFNCARTLQSFNAILNVLVDSDRFDEANDVFLRSRDMGFRPNTVSFNVMIKGWLEKGEFGKACDVFDEMLQRKVQPSVVTYNSLIGFLCRKGDLDNAMALLEDMNKKKKYANAVTYALLMEGLCSLEKFDEAKKLLFDMAYRGCKPRLVNFSVLMNDLGRRGRIEEAKSVLHEMKKRRIKPDVVTYNILINYLCKEGRTAEAYKMLVEMQIGGCEPNAATYRMMVDSLCRVGDFELGLSILNAMLVSGHCPRPETFCCLVVGLLSSGNVDGACFVLEEMEKRRVEPDMESWETIVKSSCSEDKSVTELITELASLST